A stretch of Labrus mixtus chromosome 7, fLabMix1.1, whole genome shotgun sequence DNA encodes these proteins:
- the sirt4 gene encoding NAD-dependent protein lipoamidase sirtuin-4, mitochondrial isoform X1 — MHSHYSKVNLYLSSLLKNKMRSLWQILYLHPAPVRRSSSTSAGVVNFVPVCSSTDSTSRKLLQDFVSRSTRLFVITGAGLSTESGIPDYRSEGVGLYARTDRRPMQHAEFVRSAKSRQRYWARNFVGWPQFSSHQPNSAHMILQRWEERGKLHWVVTQNVDALHSKAGQKRLTELHGCAHRVMCLGCGAISARAALQKRFLALNPAWRAQAGGVAPDGDVFLDDEQVLHFRVPSCEDCGGSLKPEVTFFGDTVNKATVQFVHDRLAESDAVLVVGSSLQVYSGYRFLLAASDRKIPVAILNIGSTRADHLAQLKVSGRCGEVLSVIQPL; from the exons ATGCATAGCCACTACAGTAAGGTTAACCTGTATTTATCTTCGTTACTCAAAAATAAG ATGAGATCGCTATGGCAGATCCTCTACCTTCACCCAGCACCTGTCAGGAGGTCATCTTCAACATCTGCAGGTGTGGTGAACTTTGTCCCCGTCTGCAGCTCCACGGATTCTACCTCCCGTAAGCTGCTGCAGGACTTTGTGTCCCGATCAACACGCCTGTTTGTCATCACTGGAGCAGGGCTCTCCACTGAGTCAGGCATCCCAGATTACCGTTCAGAGGGGGTCGGGCTGTATGCTCGCACTGACAGACGACCAATGCAACATGCAGAGTTTGTCCGCAGTGCAAAGTCCCGTCAGCGCTACTGGGCTAGAAACTTTGTCGGATGGCCGCAGTTCTCCTCCCATCAACCTAACTCTGCACACATGATCCTGCAgagatgggaggagagaggtAAGCTACACTGGGTGGTTACACAGAATGTGGATGCTCTTCATTCAAAGGCAGGGCAGAAGAGACTGACTGAGCTCCACGGCTGTGCCCACAG GGTGATGTGTCTGGGCTGTGGTGCCATCTCAGCGAGGGCGGCGCTCCAGAAACGTTTTTTAGCTCTGAACCCAGCCTGGCGTGCACAGGCGGGCGGAGTGGCTCCTGATGGTGACGTCTTCTTAGACGACGAGCAGGTCCTCCATTTCCGGGTCCCATCCTGCGAGGACTGTGGAGGATCACTAAAACCTGAGGTCACATTTTTCGGAGACACTGTGAACAAAGCAACGGTACAGTTTGTGCACGACAGACTGGCAGAGTCGGACGCTGTGCTTGTTGTGGGCTCGTCGTTACAG GTTTATTCGGGATACAGGTTTTTACTGGCAGCAAGTGATAGAAAAATACCGGTTGCCATCCTGAACATTGGGTCGACGAGGGCAGACCACCTGGCCCAGCTGAAAGTGAGCGGCCGCTGTGGTGAGGTGCTGTCAGTCATTCAGCCTCTCTGA
- the sirt4 gene encoding NAD-dependent protein lipoamidase sirtuin-4, mitochondrial isoform X2: MRSLWQILYLHPAPVRRSSSTSAGVVNFVPVCSSTDSTSRKLLQDFVSRSTRLFVITGAGLSTESGIPDYRSEGVGLYARTDRRPMQHAEFVRSAKSRQRYWARNFVGWPQFSSHQPNSAHMILQRWEERGKLHWVVTQNVDALHSKAGQKRLTELHGCAHRVMCLGCGAISARAALQKRFLALNPAWRAQAGGVAPDGDVFLDDEQVLHFRVPSCEDCGGSLKPEVTFFGDTVNKATVQFVHDRLAESDAVLVVGSSLQVYSGYRFLLAASDRKIPVAILNIGSTRADHLAQLKVSGRCGEVLSVIQPL, translated from the exons ATGAGATCGCTATGGCAGATCCTCTACCTTCACCCAGCACCTGTCAGGAGGTCATCTTCAACATCTGCAGGTGTGGTGAACTTTGTCCCCGTCTGCAGCTCCACGGATTCTACCTCCCGTAAGCTGCTGCAGGACTTTGTGTCCCGATCAACACGCCTGTTTGTCATCACTGGAGCAGGGCTCTCCACTGAGTCAGGCATCCCAGATTACCGTTCAGAGGGGGTCGGGCTGTATGCTCGCACTGACAGACGACCAATGCAACATGCAGAGTTTGTCCGCAGTGCAAAGTCCCGTCAGCGCTACTGGGCTAGAAACTTTGTCGGATGGCCGCAGTTCTCCTCCCATCAACCTAACTCTGCACACATGATCCTGCAgagatgggaggagagaggtAAGCTACACTGGGTGGTTACACAGAATGTGGATGCTCTTCATTCAAAGGCAGGGCAGAAGAGACTGACTGAGCTCCACGGCTGTGCCCACAG GGTGATGTGTCTGGGCTGTGGTGCCATCTCAGCGAGGGCGGCGCTCCAGAAACGTTTTTTAGCTCTGAACCCAGCCTGGCGTGCACAGGCGGGCGGAGTGGCTCCTGATGGTGACGTCTTCTTAGACGACGAGCAGGTCCTCCATTTCCGGGTCCCATCCTGCGAGGACTGTGGAGGATCACTAAAACCTGAGGTCACATTTTTCGGAGACACTGTGAACAAAGCAACGGTACAGTTTGTGCACGACAGACTGGCAGAGTCGGACGCTGTGCTTGTTGTGGGCTCGTCGTTACAG GTTTATTCGGGATACAGGTTTTTACTGGCAGCAAGTGATAGAAAAATACCGGTTGCCATCCTGAACATTGGGTCGACGAGGGCAGACCACCTGGCCCAGCTGAAAGTGAGCGGCCGCTGTGGTGAGGTGCTGTCAGTCATTCAGCCTCTCTGA